A DNA window from Fragaria vesca subsp. vesca linkage group LG3, FraVesHawaii_1.0, whole genome shotgun sequence contains the following coding sequences:
- the LOC101302530 gene encoding uncharacterized protein LOC101302530, whose protein sequence is MDHHIEVFLKRLSYIALVIGTFTFILLLLETPDTCVAPDSPPKPHLRFPRHSCDHRPRQHLPLHKKNKRLWSSSTWRNQVRSFSLFFHSLHQIGLLHNHSQALCVSAGAGHEVMALSQLGVADVTGLELLESPPLVSRADPHNLPFFDDVFDFAFSARLEQALFPSRFAAEMERTVRPGGVCAVAVEECGDGEVKEIAGLFRNSRFLGAMNVTLTGLRMTRIIMRVKHSP, encoded by the coding sequence ATGGATCATCACATAGAGGTTTTCCTGAAGCGCCTCTCCTACATCGCCCTGGTCATCGGGACCTTCACCTTCATCCTCCTCCTCCTCGAAACCCCCGACACCTGCGTCGCACCCGATTCCCCCCCAAAGCCCCATCTCCGCTTCCCCCGCCACTCCTGCGACCACCGCCCCCGCCAGCACCTCCCCCTCCACAAGAAAAACAAGCGCCTCTGGTCCTCCTCCACGTGGCGCAATCAGGTCCGTTCCTTCTCCCTCTTCTTCCACTCCCTCCACCAAATCGGCCTCCTCCATAACCACTCCCAGGCCCTCTGCGTCTCCGCCGGCGCCGGCCACGAGGTCATGGCACTCTCCCAACTCGGCGTCGCTGACGTCACCGGCCTCGAGCTTCTCGAATCGCCGCCGCTCGTCAGCCGCGCCGATCCTCACAACCTGCCGTTCTTCGACGACGTGTTTGATTTCGCGTTCAGTGCTAGGTTGGAGCAGGCGCTGTTCCCGTCGAGGTTCGCGGCGGAGATGGAGAGGACGGTGAGGCCCGGCGGGGTCTGCGCGGTGGCGGTGGAGGAGTGTGGGGATGGGGAGGTGAAGGAGATTGCGGGGCTGTTTCGGAATTCCAGGTTTCTTGGCGCCATGAATGTAACTTTGACTGGATTGAGAATGACAAGGATTATAATGAGAGTTAAGCATTCACCTTGA
- the LOC101308269 gene encoding F-box/LRR-repeat protein At3g26922-like, whose protein sequence is MAGETSSQVLLLHAKRLRRSLNDLPDEILLHILSFFPTVDAITTSLTSRKWRLLWSLVPSLNFSYELFPLAGDSYPDTTQVEFFADFVNRTLILRPDSHIHTFRLSFIFEDGYELHVNSWIRCAVTRLKARELLIDLFINESYHGRHSWYYEFDFSLLRYGRVEVLRLTNCFLSLKTNMSTMNLCSMRSIYFERVDLTDQMVRDLISGCPNLEQLELRSCVRLKNLVISSSRIKKLALGYDYGSESKESIEIECPNLCSLSFSNCSSAQFVLNEAPALVEFRVVFTRFTVKYFDLWSKIVRLLEQAPHVEKLIVQNWWYKFLISKDPFPKDFTLNNLNYLELRTGYTRYGLVGMAALLALCPNVQTMVLDYTDKTHKENLLEELLNEVMFNMPKLKKVTIIAYTGTQVQVNLVTILKRQGVKIELVPVNFDDNNSYPPGVEFTNPPQIEFLP, encoded by the exons ATGGCGGGAGAGACGAGCAGTCAAGTCCTCCTCCTCCACGCCAAACGCCTCCGCAGAAGCCTCAACGACCTCCCGGACGAGATCCTCCTCCACATCCTCTCCTTCTTCCCCACCGTCGACGCCATCACCACCTCCCTCACCTCCCGAAAATGGCGACTCCTCTGGTCCCTCGTTCCATCCTTGAACTTCTCCTACGAGCTCTTCCCTCTCGCCGGCGACTCGTATCCTGACACGACTCAGGTCGAGTTTTTCGCCGACTTCGTTAATCGCACTCTCATTCTCCGCCCCGACTCCCACATCCACACCTTCCGCCTCTCCTTCATCTTCGAAGACGGCTACGAACTCCATGTCAACTCTTGGATCCGCTGCGCCGTGACACGCCTCAAGGCGCGTGAGCTCCTCATCGACTTGTTCATCAACGAAAGCTACCACGGTCGACATAGCTGGTATTATGAGTTTGATTTCTCGTTGCTGAGATATGGACGTGTAGAAGTATTAAGGCTTACCAATTGCTTTCTCTCATTGAAGACCAACATGTCCACCATGAATCTCTGCTCAATGCGATCAATCTATTTTGAACGAGTTGATCTGACGGATCAGATGGTCCGGGATTTGATTTCCGGGTGTCCGAATCTCGAGCAGTTGGAGCTCCGGAGCTGTGTGAGGTTGAAGAATTTGGTTATAAGTAGCAGTAGGATTAAGAAGCTAGCTCTTGGGTATGATTATGGCTCTGAATCTAAGGAGAGCATTGAGATTGAGTGCCCAAATCTTTGTTCGTTGAGTTTTAGTAACTGTAGTTCTGCTCAGTTTGTCCTTAATGAAGCGCCGGCCCTGGTTGAGTTTCGTGTTGTTTTTACTCGCTTCACTGTTAAGTACTTTGATTTGTGGAGTAAGATTGTGAGGCTACTGGAGCAAGCGCCTCATGTTGAGAAGCTTATTGTGCAAAACTGGTGGTACAAG TTTCTGATATCAAAGGATCCTTTCCCAAAAGATTTTACGCTCAACAATCTCAATTATTTAGAGCTTCGAACTGGTTATACTCGATATGGTCTTGTTGGCATGGCTGCACTGCTTGCACTTTGTCCCAATGTCCAGACAATGGTTCTTGACTACACTGACAAGACTCACAAG GAGAATTTACTAGAGGAGTTATTGAATGAAGTTATGTTCAACATGCCAAAGCTGAAGAAAGTTACAATCATAGCATATACTGGAACACAAGTTCAAGTTAATTTGGTGACAATTTTGAAAAGGCAAGGGGTAAAGATTGAACTTGTGCCAGTCAATTTTGATGATAATAACTCGTATCCTCCTGGAGTTGAATTTACAAACCCTCCCCAGATAGAATTTCTCCCATGA
- the LOC101300033 gene encoding putative F-box protein At3g58860-like, with amino-acid sequence MEAGTTEIEAPNPNPNRNLNDLPAEILIHILTLIPTLEAIRTSLVSRQWRPLWSRLPCLDFPYDLFPVNNDAEPLPVTSHRFAELVDRALILRPHSPIKTFRLSFIFYHYYTSHVDSWIRCALTRFQARELHLDFFVQRQYHRRSQGDSAPRDLYEFRFSVLRESCVESLRLTNVDLALPASMCLGSVRSMFLEDVSLTDQMWELLIKGCPNLEDLELQNGLVEQNMRICSTSLKKLKFGYFYDCDDKNSLEIDCPNLVSLSFDNVSFTHFRLKNASSLVEFNLSIVHHVSRYYDLWSRTVKLLGSVPNVKRLNLQNWCFKLLTSQDSFPKTFMIRNLSLLELRTGYTQHDLVGMAALLELCPNLETLILDYLLKIEVDESLPEEISNKPVNLNIPRLKEVKMLKFFGSEDENKFVTLLKKHGVVLQKITLFPFKIDGNSCHQYPPVVLCRM; translated from the exons ATGGAAGCAGGCACTACTGAAATTGAAGCCCCAAATCCAAACCCTAATCGAAACCTAAACGACCTCCCAGCCGAAATCCTGATCCACATCCTCACCCTGATCCCAACCTTAGAAGCCATCCGCACCTCTCTCGTCTCCCGCCAATGGCGACCCCTCTGGTCCCGTCTCCCCTGCCTCGACTTCCCCTACGACCTCTTCCCGGTCAACAATGACGCCGAGCCCCTCCCCGTCACCAGCCACCGCTTCGCCGAGCTCGTCGACCGCGCTCTCATCCTCCGCCCCCACTCTCCCATCAAAACCTTCCGCCTCTCCTTCATCTTCTACCACTACTACACCTCCCACGTCGACTCCTGGATCCGCTGCGCCCTCACGCGCTTCCAGGCGCGTGAGCTCCACCTCGACTTCTTCGTCCAGAGACAGTATCATCGCCGCAGCCAAGGAGACTCCGCCCCGCGTGACCTGTACGAATTCCGTTTCTCTGTGCTAAGAGAGAGCTGTGTTGAGAGTCTGAGGCTCACCAACGTTGATCTTGCTTTGCCGGCGAGCATGTGCCTGGGCTCGGTGAGGTCCATGTTTCTTGAGGACGTGAGTTTGACGGACCAGATGTGGGAGCTTTTGATAAAAGGCTGCCCCAATCTTGAGGATTTGGAGCTTCAAAATGGATTGGTGGAGCAGAACATGAGGATATGTAGCACAAGTCTTAAGAAGCTCAAGTTTGGGTATTTTTATGACTGTGATGATAAGAATAGTCTTGAGATTGATTGCCCCAACCTTGTTTCGCTAAGCTTTGATAACGTTAGCTTCACTCATTTTCGACTGAAGAATGCTTCGTCCCTGGTTGAGTTTAATCTTAGTATCGTGCACCACGTGTCTAGATACTATGATTTGTGGAGTAGGACTGTGAAGCTGCTTGGATCGGTGCCGAATGTGAAGCGTCTTAATCTGCAAAATTGGTGTTTCAAG TTGCTGACATCACAGGATTCTTTCCCAAAAACTTTTATGATCCGCAACCTCAGTCTCTTAGAGCTACGGACTGGGTATACTCAACATGATCTGGTTGGCATGGCTGCACTACTTGAACTTTGTCCCAATCTTGAGACATTGATTCTTGATTACCTTCTCAAGATAGAAGTCGAT GAGAGTTTACCAGAAGAGATCTCAAATAAACCAGTTAATTTGAACATACCAAGACTCAAGGAAGTTAAGATGCTGAAATTTTTTGGATCAGAAGATGAAAATAAGTTTGTGACTTTATTGAAAAAGCATGGAGTTGTCTTGCAAAAGATTACCCTTTTTCCTTTCAAAATCGATGGGAACTCATGCCACCAATATCCTCCGGTAGTTCTATGTAGAATGTAG
- the LOC101308557 gene encoding F-box protein At5g07610-like — protein MSKCSEAAEAVANIEELLTQILESVPLQSLTRFKCVSKHWQSLISNLRTLKYPKITSFVSSKTEAGSFKSIPIDHREIPSGWNPFKTFNDSFTDGSWLKIIQSCNGLFLCCVSPSIVRREKDLIVRRPNRGVTGVFVVNPATKRFLALSSPTSSSFNSWERYALAFEPSKSPHYTLVCVTTLNGTLHQKIHIYSSKTQEWKHVADLLSSELRYFRSDERSREGSVYSNGAVHWIRDINRAGFPKNRLFFCKKAGNFSRLKSDVLHYFDIGEENFLVVAATPPVPTVVKNIPLKECRNRGLKTPIVWPILVHRYFGDCGGRLYLIEVYSHCNTQFDVMEMGKDYSGWFIKYHVDLNPTALPQCNLDPFVILCLSREREEEFGDPSTTMMLHMPGKVISYNLRDKNFKTSSVLTIEDTKMYKVGYYPYMETLACV, from the coding sequence ATGTCGAAGTGCTCAGAAGCAGCAGAGGCCGTAGCCAATATCGAAGAGCTCCTCACGCAGATCCTTGAGTCAGTGCCATTACAATCTCTTACGCGTTTCAAGTGCGTCTCCAAGCATTGGCAATCTCTCATCTCCAACCTCCGCACCCTCAAATATCCTAAGATAACGTCTTTCGTCTCAAGCAAAACCGAAGCCGGGTCCTTCAAGAGCATTCCTATTGATCACCGTGAAATCCCATCGGGTTGGAATCCGTTCAAAACTTTTAACGATTCCTTCACCGATGGCTCCTGGTTGAAGATTATCCAGTCCTGCAATGGCCTCTTTCTATGCTGCGTTTCCCCCAGCATAGTAAGAAGAGAAAAGGATTTGATTGTAAGAAGACCAAATCGTGGCGTTACTGGCGTATTTGTTGTTAATCCCGCAACCAAAAGGTTCTTGGCTCTTTCTTCACCGACGTCATCTTCGTTTAACAGTTGGGAACGTTATGCTTTGGCTTTTGAACCTTCCAAATCTCCTCATTACACCTTGGTCTGTGTGACTACGCTCAATGGAACTCTCCACCAAAAAATACATATATATTCGTCTAAGACTCAAGAGTGGAAACATGTTGCTGATTTGCTTTCTTCCGAGCTGCGCTACTTTCGTTCTGATGAGAGAAGCAGGGAAGGCTCTGTGTACAGCAACGGCGCAGTTCATTGGATAAGAGATATAAATAGAGCAGGATTCCCTAAAAATAGATTATTTTTCTGCAAGAAAGCTGGTAACTTCTCTAGATTAAAATCTGATGTATTGCACTACTTTGACATAGGTGAAGAAAATTTTCTAGTCGTGGCTGCTACTCCTCCAGTTCCTACGGTTGTCAAGAACATACCGTTGAAGGAGTGTCGTAATCGTGGCCTCAAGACTCCCATTGTGTGGCCGATATTGGTTCATAGATACTTTGGGGATTGCGGTGGCCGTTTGTACTTGATTGAGGTTTATAGCCATTGTAACACTCAGTTTGATGTGATGGAGATGGGGAAGGACTACTCTGGTTGGTTTATCAAGTATCATGTTGATCTAAATCCGACGGCTCTTCCTCAATGTAATTTGGATCCGTTTGTTATATTGTGCCTTTCTCGTGAGAGGGAAGAAGAGTTCGGGGATCCTTCAACTACTATGATGTTGCATATGCCCGGTAAGGTCATATCTTATAATCTTAGGGATAAGAACTTCAAGACATCTTCTGTGTTAACCATAGAGGATACTAAAATGTATAAAGTCGGTTATTATCCCTATATGGAGACTCTGGCTTGTGTTTGA